A genomic region of Micromonospora sp. NBRC 110009 contains the following coding sequences:
- the cysN gene encoding sulfate adenylyltransferase subunit CysN, whose protein sequence is MSVETLAPAEAEATRPMDLLRFATAGSVDDGKSTLIGRLLYDTKSLFTDQLAAVEAVSAARGDEYTNLALLTDGLRAEREQGITIDVAYRYFATPRRKFIIADTPGHIQYTRNMVTGASTADLALILVDARKGLVEQSRRHAFLCSLLRVPHLVLCVNKMDLVDWSEEVFERIADEFTAFAAKLDVPDLTVVPVSALKGDNIVSRSANMPWYEGPSLLHHLERVHIASDRNLVDVRFPVQYVIRPQSTTVTDYRGYAGQVASGVLKPGDEVMVLPSGFTSRIAAVETADGPVAEAFPPMSVTVRLTDEIDISRGDMICRPNNAPAVAQDIEAMVCWMDETRPLQVGGKYAIKHTTRSARAIVRGLHYRLDINSLHRDESAGELKLNEIGRVRLRTTLPLLADEYRRNRTTGGFVIIDETTNRTVGAGMIVEAS, encoded by the coding sequence ATGAGCGTGGAGACGCTGGCACCGGCCGAGGCGGAAGCAACCCGGCCGATGGACCTGCTGCGGTTCGCCACCGCCGGCAGCGTCGACGACGGCAAGTCGACGCTGATCGGCCGGCTGCTGTACGACACGAAGTCGCTCTTCACCGACCAGCTCGCCGCGGTCGAGGCGGTCAGCGCGGCCCGGGGGGACGAGTACACCAATCTGGCGCTGCTCACCGACGGCCTGCGGGCGGAGCGGGAGCAGGGCATCACCATCGACGTGGCGTACCGCTACTTCGCCACGCCGCGGCGGAAGTTCATCATCGCCGACACCCCCGGGCACATCCAGTACACCCGGAACATGGTCACCGGCGCCTCCACCGCCGACCTGGCGTTGATCCTGGTGGACGCCCGCAAGGGCTTGGTGGAGCAGTCCCGCCGGCACGCGTTCCTCTGCTCGCTGCTGCGGGTGCCGCACCTGGTCCTCTGCGTCAACAAGATGGACCTGGTCGACTGGTCGGAGGAGGTCTTCGAGCGGATCGCCGACGAGTTCACCGCGTTCGCGGCGAAGCTCGACGTGCCGGACCTGACCGTCGTCCCGGTCTCCGCGCTCAAGGGCGACAACATCGTCTCCCGCTCGGCGAACATGCCGTGGTACGAGGGGCCGTCGCTGCTGCACCACCTGGAGCGGGTACACATCGCCTCCGACCGCAACCTGGTCGACGTGCGCTTCCCGGTGCAGTACGTGATCCGCCCGCAGTCCACCACCGTCACCGACTACCGGGGGTACGCCGGCCAGGTGGCCTCGGGCGTGCTCAAGCCCGGCGACGAGGTGATGGTGCTGCCGTCCGGCTTCACCAGCCGGATCGCCGCGGTGGAGACGGCCGATGGCCCGGTGGCCGAGGCGTTCCCGCCGATGTCGGTGACGGTGCGGCTGACCGACGAGATCGACATCTCCCGGGGCGACATGATCTGCCGGCCGAACAACGCCCCGGCGGTCGCGCAGGACATCGAGGCGATGGTCTGCTGGATGGACGAGACCCGTCCGCTGCAGGTCGGCGGCAAGTACGCGATCAAGCACACCACCCGCTCGGCGCGGGCGATCGTGCGCGGGCTGCACTACCGGCTGGACATCAACTCGCTGCACCGGGACGAGTCGGCCGGCGAGCTGAAGCTCAACGAGATCGGCCGGGTCCGGCTGCGCACGACCCTGCCGCTGCTCGCCGACGAGTACCGCCGCAACCGCACCACCGGCGGCTTCGTCATCATCGACGAGACCACCAACCGCACGGTCGGCGCCGGCATGATCGTCGAAGCGAGCTGA
- the cysD gene encoding sulfate adenylyltransferase subunit CysD, which yields MTSPAAYQVSHLDALEAESIFVMREVVAEMERPVLLFSGGKDSIVMLRLAQKAFAPANIPFPVMHVDTGHNFPEVIEYRDQRVAELGLQLLVASVPEALASGLVRESADGMRNRIQTPVLLDAVEKHRFDALFGGARRDEEKARAKERMFSFRDEFGQWDPKNQRPELWALYNGRHHPGESIRVFPLSNWTELDVWHYIARERIPLPSIYYAHEREVIERDGMLYAVNEFIRPKAGEERFKAQVRYRTVGDASCTAAVRSEADTVEKVIEEVAATRITERGATRGDDRVSEAAMEDRKREGYF from the coding sequence GTGACGTCCCCGGCCGCGTACCAGGTCTCCCACCTCGACGCGCTGGAGGCGGAGAGCATCTTCGTGATGCGCGAGGTCGTCGCCGAGATGGAGCGGCCCGTGCTGCTCTTCTCCGGCGGCAAGGACTCGATCGTGATGCTGCGGTTGGCCCAGAAGGCGTTCGCCCCGGCCAACATCCCCTTCCCGGTGATGCACGTCGACACCGGGCACAACTTCCCCGAGGTCATCGAGTACCGGGACCAGCGGGTCGCCGAGTTGGGCCTGCAGCTCCTGGTGGCCAGCGTGCCGGAGGCCCTGGCTTCGGGCCTGGTCCGCGAGTCGGCGGACGGGATGCGCAACCGGATCCAGACCCCGGTGCTGCTCGACGCGGTGGAGAAGCACCGCTTCGACGCGCTCTTCGGCGGCGCCCGGCGGGACGAGGAGAAGGCCCGGGCCAAGGAGCGGATGTTCAGCTTCCGCGACGAGTTCGGCCAGTGGGACCCGAAGAACCAGCGGCCCGAGCTGTGGGCGCTCTACAACGGCCGGCACCACCCGGGCGAGTCGATCCGGGTCTTCCCGCTGTCCAACTGGACCGAGCTGGACGTCTGGCACTACATCGCCCGGGAGCGCATCCCGCTGCCGTCGATCTACTACGCGCACGAGCGTGAGGTGATCGAGCGGGACGGCATGCTCTACGCGGTCAACGAGTTCATCCGGCCCAAGGCGGGCGAGGAGCGGTTCAAGGCGCAGGTGCGCTACCGGACCGTGGGCGACGCCTCCTGCACCGCGGCCGTCCGCTCCGAGGCGGACACGGTGGAGAAGGTGATCGAGGAGGTGGCCGCCACCCGGATCACCGAGCGCGGCGCGACCCGCGGCGACGACCGGGTCAGCGAGGCCGCCATGGAGGACCGCAAGCGGGAGGGCTACTTCTGA
- a CDS encoding inositol monophosphatase family protein, with translation MANPPMIDGAFARWLAARAGQALMNLRAELGFADPGALKSAGDKVSHDLIRTELAKWRPADAVLSEEDEGSRLAWTAEVSSEAVSRLAADRVWIIDPLDGTREFAEEGRSDWAVHVALWARHAPTPHGLVAGAVGLPAQHRVLGTDYPPAYPPMTLEAATSGGARTLRLAASRSRPPVFLTDLAEDVGAHLVPMGSAGAKIAAVVTGEVDAYIHAGGQYEWDSAAPVAVATATGLHASRIDGSALKYNEADPRLPDLLVCRKDLASRLLAALQRHSG, from the coding sequence ATGGCCAATCCTCCGATGATCGACGGCGCCTTCGCCCGCTGGCTGGCGGCGCGGGCCGGGCAGGCGCTGATGAACCTGCGTGCGGAGCTGGGCTTCGCCGATCCGGGGGCGTTGAAGTCGGCCGGGGACAAGGTCTCGCACGACCTGATCCGTACCGAGCTGGCGAAGTGGCGCCCGGCCGACGCGGTGCTCTCGGAGGAGGACGAGGGTTCGCGGCTGGCCTGGACGGCGGAGGTGAGCAGCGAGGCGGTGTCCCGGCTCGCCGCCGACCGGGTGTGGATCATCGATCCGCTGGACGGCACCCGCGAGTTCGCCGAGGAGGGCCGCTCGGACTGGGCGGTGCACGTGGCGCTCTGGGCGCGGCACGCGCCGACCCCGCACGGCCTGGTGGCGGGGGCGGTGGGGCTACCGGCGCAGCACCGGGTGCTGGGCACGGACTACCCGCCGGCGTACCCGCCGATGACCCTGGAGGCGGCGACCTCGGGCGGCGCGCGGACGCTGCGCCTGGCGGCCAGCCGCAGCCGGCCGCCGGTGTTCCTCACCGATCTGGCCGAGGATGTGGGCGCGCACCTGGTGCCGATGGGTTCGGCGGGGGCGAAGATCGCCGCGGTGGTGACCGGTGAGGTGGACGCGTACATCCACGCCGGCGGCCAGTACGAGTGGGACTCGGCGGCGCCGGTGGCTGTGGCGACGGCCACCGGGCTGCACGCTTCCCGGATCGACGGTTCTGCGCTGAAATACAACGAGGCCGACCCGCGCCTGCCGGACCTGTTGGTCTGTCGCAAGGATCTCGCCAGTCGGTTGCTTGCAGCGTTGCAGCGTCATTCCGGGTAG
- the pth gene encoding aminoacyl-tRNA hydrolase, whose translation MTDEAGPWLVVGLGNPGREYAGNRHNVGFLVAELLASRMGAKLGRHKRAVAEVAEGRLGFGGPKLVLVKPLTYMNLSGGPVVALAQFHKIPPARVIAVHDELDIPYGQVRVKCGGGEGGHNGLRSMSKSLGTKDYVRVRFGIGRPPGRQDPADFVLSDFSSAERKELEFLVDRAADVVESVVTRGVEPTQNLYHGA comes from the coding sequence GTGACGGACGAGGCGGGGCCGTGGCTGGTGGTCGGCCTGGGCAACCCCGGCCGGGAGTACGCGGGTAACCGGCACAACGTCGGCTTCCTGGTGGCCGAGCTGCTGGCCAGCCGGATGGGCGCGAAGCTCGGGCGGCACAAGCGGGCGGTGGCGGAGGTCGCCGAGGGGCGGCTGGGCTTCGGCGGCCCGAAGCTGGTGCTGGTCAAGCCGCTGACCTACATGAACCTCTCCGGCGGCCCGGTGGTCGCGCTGGCCCAGTTCCACAAGATCCCGCCGGCCCGGGTGATCGCGGTGCACGACGAGCTGGACATTCCGTACGGGCAGGTGCGGGTGAAGTGCGGCGGCGGTGAGGGCGGGCACAACGGCCTACGGTCGATGTCGAAGTCGCTGGGCACGAAGGACTACGTCCGGGTGCGGTTCGGCATCGGCCGGCCGCCGGGGCGGCAGGATCCGGCGGACTTCGTGCTGTCGGACTTCTCCTCGGCCGAGCGCAAGGAGCTGGAGTTTCTGGTGGACCGGGCGGCGGACGTGGTGGAGTCGGTGGTCACCCGCGGGGTGGAGCCGACCCAGAACCTCTACCACGGGGCGTGA
- a CDS encoding 50S ribosomal protein L25/general stress protein Ctc, translating to MSEVKISAEPRTEFGKGGARRTRRAGKVPAVLYGHGEKPKHIALPAREFAAAIRKGGANQLFAIEVSDGTQVLALPKAIQRDPIKDTFEHVDLLLVRRGEKVTVEVPVQLTGEPAQDTLIVHDHDTLSVTADATKVPDHLEASIDGAVPGVQVTAGDVALPAGVELAADPELPVATVTAAPTAEQLEATLPEVEVAEEEAEAEVGEETAEAAEGTPAEGEPAAEEKTEA from the coding sequence GTGTCCGAGGTAAAGATCAGCGCCGAGCCCCGTACCGAGTTCGGCAAGGGTGGTGCCCGTCGTACCCGCCGGGCCGGCAAGGTGCCCGCCGTGCTGTACGGCCACGGCGAGAAGCCCAAGCACATCGCGCTCCCGGCGCGTGAGTTCGCCGCGGCGATCCGCAAGGGCGGCGCGAACCAGCTCTTCGCGATCGAGGTGAGCGACGGCACCCAGGTGCTGGCGCTGCCGAAGGCGATCCAGCGTGACCCGATCAAGGACACCTTCGAGCACGTCGACCTGCTGCTGGTCCGCCGTGGCGAGAAGGTCACCGTCGAGGTCCCGGTCCAGCTGACCGGTGAGCCGGCGCAGGACACCCTGATCGTGCACGACCACGACACCCTGTCGGTGACCGCCGACGCCACCAAGGTGCCGGACCACCTGGAGGCCTCGATCGACGGTGCCGTGCCGGGCGTCCAGGTCACCGCCGGTGACGTGGCGCTGCCGGCCGGCGTCGAGCTGGCCGCCGACCCGGAGCTGCCGGTCGCCACGGTGACCGCCGCCCCGACCGCCGAGCAGCTCGAGGCCACCCTCCCCGAGGTCGAGGTGGCCGAGGAGGAGGCGGAGGCCGAGGTTGGCGAGGAGACCGCCGAGGCTGCCGAGGGCACTCCGGCCGAGGGCGAGCCGGCTGCCGAGGAGAAGACCGAGGCCTGA
- a CDS encoding ribose-phosphate diphosphokinase has translation MGSIVAENRKSLMLFSGRGFPELAKEIGEVLGVPPTPSDSYEFANGELFVRFKDSVRGSDAFVVQSVTHGVNTWVMETLIMVDALKRGSAKRITVVLPYYPYSRQDKKHRGREPISARLVADLLKTAGANRILTVDLHTAQIQGFFDGPVDHLFAMDVLAEYVEHRYAGRPMTVVAPDSGRVRVAERWTDRLGGCPLAFIHKTRDPLKPNQVVANRVVGEVEGRVCLIVDDMIDTGGTITKAADILKESGAAEIVVASTHALLSDPATERLKNSPISEVVVTNTLPLPPEKQLDKITVLSIAPLLARAIREVFDDGSVTTLFGGLS, from the coding sequence ATGGGCAGCATCGTCGCCGAAAACCGCAAGAGCCTGATGCTCTTCTCCGGACGTGGCTTTCCGGAGCTGGCCAAGGAGATCGGTGAGGTGCTCGGCGTCCCGCCGACCCCCTCCGACTCGTACGAGTTCGCCAACGGTGAGCTCTTCGTGCGCTTCAAGGACTCGGTTCGCGGCTCGGACGCCTTCGTGGTGCAGTCCGTGACGCACGGGGTCAACACCTGGGTCATGGAGACCCTGATCATGGTCGACGCGCTGAAGCGCGGTTCGGCCAAGCGGATCACCGTGGTGCTGCCGTACTACCCGTACTCGCGGCAGGACAAGAAGCACCGCGGCCGGGAGCCGATCTCCGCGCGGCTGGTGGCCGACCTGCTGAAGACGGCGGGCGCGAACCGGATCCTGACGGTGGACCTGCACACCGCGCAGATCCAGGGCTTCTTCGACGGCCCGGTGGACCACCTGTTCGCGATGGACGTGCTCGCGGAGTACGTGGAGCACCGGTACGCGGGCCGGCCGATGACCGTGGTGGCACCGGACTCGGGCCGGGTGCGGGTGGCCGAGCGGTGGACGGACCGGCTGGGTGGCTGCCCGCTGGCCTTCATCCACAAGACCCGGGACCCGCTGAAGCCGAACCAGGTGGTGGCGAACCGGGTGGTCGGTGAGGTCGAGGGCCGGGTCTGCCTGATCGTCGACGACATGATCGACACCGGCGGCACGATCACCAAGGCCGCCGACATCCTGAAGGAGTCGGGCGCGGCGGAGATCGTGGTCGCCTCGACCCACGCGCTGCTGTCGGACCCGGCGACCGAGCGGCTGAAGAACAGCCCGATCAGCGAGGTCGTGGTGACCAACACGCTGCCGTTGCCGCCGGAGAAGCAGCTCGACAAGATCACCGTGCTGTCGATCGCCCCGCTGCTGGCGCGGGCGATCCGGGAGGTCTTCGACGACGGCTCGGTGACCACCCTCTTCGGCGGTCTGAGCTGA
- a CDS encoding helix-turn-helix domain-containing protein has translation MTDPLAVEARRLRVEEQLSVREIQARLGIGRDRVYALLRGVPPPEWTRRPNAKDALRAEAVRLRANGRSVNEIAGRLGVAKSTAYQWVKHLPLDPDEAAAERRRAHSKVMTEARWGAYRAARDAAQAAEHARAADGVGGLDERALLLLGAAIYWCEGAKSKPWRRAEKVQFINSDPGLLALFLSFLEACGVDRSGPTYRVSIHESADAEAAVRWWRERLRLPADRFQRSALKRHNPVTVRQNTGDDYHGCLVISVPRSRALYWRIEGMIAELFRLVDGEQA, from the coding sequence GTGACTGATCCGCTCGCCGTCGAGGCGCGCCGCCTGCGCGTCGAGGAGCAGCTCTCCGTCCGTGAGATCCAGGCCCGGCTGGGCATCGGCCGTGACCGCGTCTACGCACTGCTGCGCGGGGTCCCGCCGCCGGAGTGGACCCGCCGGCCGAACGCCAAGGACGCACTACGGGCCGAGGCGGTGCGGTTGCGCGCCAACGGCCGGTCGGTCAACGAGATCGCGGGGCGGCTCGGCGTGGCGAAGTCGACCGCGTACCAGTGGGTCAAGCATCTGCCGCTGGATCCGGACGAGGCGGCGGCGGAGCGGCGGCGGGCGCACTCGAAGGTGATGACCGAGGCCCGGTGGGGCGCATACCGAGCGGCGCGGGACGCGGCGCAGGCAGCCGAACACGCCCGGGCCGCCGATGGCGTCGGCGGACTCGACGAGCGGGCGCTGTTGCTGCTCGGCGCGGCGATCTACTGGTGTGAGGGCGCCAAGTCGAAGCCGTGGCGCCGGGCCGAGAAGGTGCAGTTCATCAACAGCGATCCCGGACTGCTGGCGTTGTTCCTCAGCTTTCTTGAGGCCTGTGGAGTCGACCGTTCGGGGCCGACGTACCGGGTGAGCATCCACGAGTCGGCCGATGCCGAGGCGGCGGTCCGTTGGTGGCGGGAGAGGCTGCGGCTGCCCGCGGATCGGTTCCAGCGCTCGGCGCTCAAGCGGCACAACCCGGTGACCGTGCGCCAGAACACGGGTGACGACTACCATGGCTGTCTGGTGATCTCCGTGCCGCGCAGTCGTGCGCTCTATTGGCGAATCGAAGGTATGATCGCCGAGCTGTTCCGGCTCGTGGATGGTGAACAAGCCTGA
- a CDS encoding acyl-CoA desaturase, producing the protein MSTALTGPDTGPKPLTQGHQSRGILVALWAFVLVPFLALLAAVPVAWGGWLGWTDVLVAVFWYVLSGLGITVGYHRYFTHGSFKAKPWLRVGLAVAGSFAVQGEIIQWVADHRRHHAFSDLEGDPHSPWRFGASVGGLARGLFHAHVGWLFDRELSNRERFAPDLLGDSATRRVDRLFPALVALSLLGPAAMGGLLTWSWQGALTAFFWGGLVRIALLHHVTWSINSVCHVYGERPFAVRQGDRASNFWPLALLSFGESWHNLHHAEPTSARHGVLRGQLDPSARVIWLLEKIGAAWAVRWPRPERIDAKLVGRGRVRGRPAR; encoded by the coding sequence ATGTCGACCGCCCTGACCGGCCCGGACACCGGGCCGAAGCCGCTGACCCAGGGACACCAGTCCCGAGGCATCCTGGTCGCCCTGTGGGCGTTCGTGCTCGTCCCGTTCCTGGCCCTGCTCGCCGCCGTCCCGGTGGCCTGGGGCGGCTGGCTCGGCTGGACGGACGTGCTCGTGGCCGTCTTCTGGTACGTGCTCTCCGGGCTCGGCATCACGGTCGGCTACCACCGTTACTTCACCCACGGTTCCTTCAAGGCGAAGCCGTGGCTGCGGGTGGGCCTGGCGGTCGCCGGGTCGTTCGCGGTGCAGGGCGAGATCATCCAGTGGGTGGCGGACCACCGCCGGCACCACGCCTTCTCCGATCTGGAGGGTGACCCGCACTCGCCGTGGCGGTTCGGGGCGAGCGTGGGCGGACTGGCCCGGGGGTTGTTCCACGCGCACGTCGGCTGGCTGTTCGACCGGGAGCTGTCCAACCGCGAGCGGTTCGCCCCGGACCTGCTCGGCGATTCGGCCACCCGGCGGGTCGACCGGCTCTTCCCGGCGCTGGTGGCGCTCTCGCTGCTCGGGCCGGCGGCGATGGGCGGGTTGCTCACCTGGTCGTGGCAGGGCGCGCTGACCGCGTTCTTCTGGGGCGGGCTGGTCCGGATCGCGCTGCTGCACCACGTGACCTGGTCGATCAACTCGGTCTGCCATGTGTACGGGGAGCGGCCGTTCGCGGTCCGCCAGGGCGACCGGGCGTCGAACTTCTGGCCGCTGGCGCTGCTGTCGTTCGGGGAGAGCTGGCACAACCTGCACCACGCGGAGCCCACCAGCGCCCGGCACGGGGTGCTGCGCGGTCAGCTCGACCCGTCGGCGCGGGTGATCTGGTTGCTGGAGAAGATCGGGGCGGCGTGGGCGGTCCGGTGGCCGAGACCGGAGCGGATCGACGCCAAACTGGTCGGCCGGGGGCGGGTGCGCGGCCGGCCGGCGCGGTGA
- a CDS encoding TetR/AcrR family transcriptional regulator, producing MTEVPGNDASTARRRAVPAAKPSSRVRMSAAQRREQLISIARQIFAERGFDATSIEEVAARAKVSKPVVYEHFGGKEGLYAVVVDREVRSLLDRITTALTAGHPRELLEQAALTLLTYIEEETSGFRVLVRESPLMSATGNFSSVMNDVAHQVEHILGAEFSSRGYDPKLAELYSQALVGMVALTGRWWLEVRKPRKETVAAHLVNLAWNGLSHLEAKPGLITLRGKSG from the coding sequence GTGACCGAGGTTCCCGGCAACGACGCCAGCACCGCCCGGCGGCGCGCGGTCCCGGCCGCCAAGCCCTCCTCCCGGGTACGGATGTCTGCGGCGCAGCGCCGTGAGCAGTTGATCTCGATCGCTCGGCAGATCTTCGCCGAGCGGGGGTTCGACGCCACGTCGATCGAGGAGGTGGCCGCCCGGGCCAAGGTGTCCAAGCCGGTGGTGTACGAGCACTTCGGTGGCAAGGAGGGGCTCTACGCGGTGGTGGTGGACCGGGAGGTCCGCTCGCTGCTGGACCGGATCACCACGGCGCTGACCGCGGGGCACCCTCGGGAGTTGCTGGAGCAGGCGGCGTTGACGCTGCTGACGTACATCGAGGAGGAGACCAGCGGGTTCCGGGTGCTGGTCCGGGAGTCGCCGCTGATGTCGGCGACGGGCAACTTCAGCAGCGTGATGAACGACGTGGCGCATCAGGTGGAGCACATCCTGGGCGCAGAGTTCTCCAGCCGGGGCTACGACCCGAAGCTGGCGGAGCTGTACTCGCAGGCGCTGGTGGGCATGGTGGCGCTGACCGGGCGCTGGTGGCTGGAGGTGCGCAAGCCGCGCAAGGAGACGGTGGCGGCGCACCTGGTGAACCTGGCCTGGAACGGCCTGTCGCACCTGGAGGCGAAGCCGGGCCTGATCACGCTCCGCGGCAAGTCGGGCTGA
- a CDS encoding DUF4383 domain-containing protein has protein sequence MAHIPVNHPARPIYRVLSGLIGLYILIFGVFGTFLTWGDGLFSRDGNWALGLRTNLAFSLVSVVFGAFLLIGASRRTNLGHYMNLTAGAVFLLTSILMMAVLQTPANFLNFSMSTVIVSMLFGLILLGTGLYDKIGSAEHAEDERRRRNHSIAEANR, from the coding sequence ATGGCGCACATCCCGGTGAACCATCCCGCGCGGCCGATCTACCGCGTCCTTTCCGGGTTGATCGGGCTCTACATTCTGATCTTCGGCGTGTTCGGAACGTTCCTGACCTGGGGCGACGGGCTCTTCAGCCGGGATGGCAACTGGGCCCTCGGACTCCGCACCAACCTGGCGTTCTCGCTCGTCTCCGTCGTGTTCGGCGCGTTCCTGCTGATCGGGGCGTCCCGTCGCACCAACCTGGGGCACTACATGAACCTGACCGCCGGGGCGGTCTTCCTGCTCACCAGCATCCTGATGATGGCCGTGCTGCAGACCCCGGCGAACTTCCTCAACTTCTCGATGTCGACGGTCATCGTGTCGATGCTGTTCGGGCTGATCCTGCTCGGCACCGGCCTCTACGACAAGATCGGCTCGGCCGAGCACGCCGAGGACGAACGGCGGCGGCGCAACCACAGCATCGCCGAGGCCAACCGCTGA
- a CDS encoding DUF4383 domain-containing protein, whose translation MAHTPVNHPARPVYRAIGGLVGLYLVVFGVLGIITSAGNDVLARDDTKVLGQGTNLGFSLLSIVLGAAILIGVAIGRNLDVAINQWLAYVLMILGLGELAFLHTDANIFNFSIMTDIVVLVLALVLLMAGMYGKVGTDDEHEAWQKARLVL comes from the coding sequence ATGGCCCACACCCCCGTCAACCACCCCGCGCGGCCGGTCTACCGGGCGATCGGCGGGCTCGTTGGTCTGTACCTCGTCGTCTTCGGCGTGCTCGGCATCATCACGAGCGCCGGCAACGACGTGCTCGCCCGGGACGACACCAAGGTCCTCGGCCAGGGCACCAACCTCGGCTTCTCGCTGCTCTCCATCGTGCTCGGGGCCGCGATCCTGATCGGCGTCGCGATCGGCCGCAACCTCGACGTGGCGATCAACCAGTGGCTGGCCTACGTCCTGATGATCCTCGGCCTGGGCGAGCTGGCGTTCCTGCACACCGACGCCAACATCTTCAACTTCTCGATCATGACCGACATCGTCGTTCTGGTCCTCGCCCTGGTGCTCCTGATGGCCGGCATGTACGGCAAGGTGGGCACCGACGACGAGCACGAGGCGTGGCAGAAGGCCCGCCTGGTGCTCTGA